aggtCTTGTATGGGAATACAGAGACGAGCCAGTGATCTGTGTCTTGTCTTTACAAATCCCACCTGCTTATGGGGAAGACTTAAATTAACCaaataaacatacatacaaatgtaACCCTGAAATTCTAATGAGTACTAGGAATAAGAAGTACATGGTAATaaggtatttaaagaaaaaaaaaatagggtgatTTGACCTAGTCATGGAGACTTCCTCAAGAGGGATAAGATGGGTAGTAGTCAGTCCATGGGCGATGTGGAAGGCAGGAAGTAAAGAAATGTTCATATAGAGAAAACCCACTGAAGGGAGCGGCCAGTGTGGTTGGAAGCCTGATCAAGGGGAAGTCTGATAGAGATGAGGCCAGTGtgagaggtggggggcaggactATTGCAGGGCTTATAGGTCCTAGTCTATCCTAAAATCAACTTTTTAAGCAAGAGGTCAGGCTAGACCAGTTAAAAGGCATTTTCACTTATTTGATAAACAGTATTTACTTGGTGGCTAGGGAACGGTAGAAATGTGTAGTAGGTGGATTCAGGAGATACTTAGGATAAAATTGATAAGACCTGCTGATGTTTTAGATGCAAGGAGTAGAAGGGCAGTTTCAGTGATGGATTTCTGGCTTGAAAAAGGTGGATAATGGTGTCATGGGGTTTGGGGTGGAGCTTTTATGGAGTAAATAAGGAAGAAACAGATAATGagttcagttttcctttttgctCTCAAGACATCCAGGAAGAAACCTAAAATCAACTGTTAGAAATCTAGATCTAGGGCTCACTGCCATGTACATCTCATTTCTAGCACTTAGCAGAATTGCACTGTTAACatccatgtgtgtgtttattttgttaatgtcaGTCTTCTCCATAAGCAGGTGGGCTTTcgtttttgttttcccattgtCCACTATGTAGCACATGTATATAATAGATGCTTAATAATAATATGAATTGTTGAATTATATTGGAAGagttgaaatacaattttaatagtacatgtattttcttcccttttcttaggATGGCTGGCTGTGGTGAAATTGATCACTCAATAAACATGCTTCCTACGAACAGGAAAGCGAATGAGTCCTGTGCGAATACTGCACCTTCTCTAACTGTCCCTGAATGTGCCATTTGTCTGCAAACATGTGTTCACCCAGTCAGTCTGCCTTGTAAGCATGTTTTCTGCTATCTGTGTGTAAAGGGAGCTTCATGGCTTGGAAAGCGATGTGCCCTCTGTCGACAAGAAATCCCTGAAGATTTCCTTGACAAGCCAACCTTATTGTCACCAGAAGAACTCAAGGCCGCGAGTAGAGGAAATGGTGAATATGCATGGTATTACGAAGGAAGAAATGGGTGGTGGCAGTATGATGAGCGCACTAGTAGAGAACTGGAAGACGCTTTTTCCAAAGGTAAAAAGAGCACTGAAATGTTAATTGCTGGGTTTCTGTATGTTGCTGATCTTGAAAATATGGTTCAGTACAGGAGAAACGAACATGGACGTCGCAGGAAGATTAAGCGGGATATAATAGATATACCAAAGAAGGGAGTAGCTGGACTTAGGCTGGACTGTGACGCTAATACCGTAAACCTAGCACGAGAGAGCTCTGCTGACGGAGCGGACAGCGTATCAGCACAGAGTGGAGCTTCTTCCATTCAGCCTCTAGTGTCTTCTGTAAGGCCCCTGACATCAGTAGATGGTCAGTTAACAAGCCCTGCAACACCATCCCCTGATGCAAGCACTTCTCTGGAAGACTCTTTTGCTCATTTGCAGCTCAGCGGAGACAGCATAGCTGAAAGGAGTCAtaggggggaaggagaagaagaacgTGAATCGCCATCTTCAGGCAGGGTACCGGCACCAGACACCTCCATTGAAGAAACCGAATCAGATGCCAGTAGTGATAGTGAGGATGTATCTGCACTTGTTCCACAACACTCCTTGACCCAACAGAGACTTTTGGTTCCTAATGCAAACCAGACAGTATCTGATCGATCAGATCGATCAGGAACTGATCTATCAGCAGGGGGTGGAACAGTGAATGCTGGTGTCAGATCTAGAAGGCCCGATGGACAGTGCACAGTAACTGAAGTTTAAAGTCTTCCGCTCCATGCTCAAAGTTAAAATGGTTATCTGTAAATTTCTGCCCACATAACATTATACTCATCCCTGGTAGTGCATTTTTGGGAGTTGGGGTGGGTAAGGGTATAGGGAGGACAGATTTGTAATTAAAATGTCTAACATGTCTGTTGaggaatttatttaatataaggaACTTGGCGTTAATAGTTGAGAGCGGTTTAGTAATAACCCAGTTTTCTTGAgatctgtttattttatatatttttaaaatttcttcagttcTTTTGGCCAACATGTGTGTATTATCTGTGCATTAACAGTCCTCATCTGACTCTTGCGTTGTGTCTTATTTTTCTGCATGGATTGAAGTAAAACCATTACTCAAATTTGGCATCTATGAGATGTTGGTATTGGTATGAACAGGAAGCTTAATTAATGTGAGAATAAATGTGAATTTGGGATTCTAAAATAGATGAATAACAGCTGTTAAATACTAAAGTTACTGAAatggaaatgtaaagaaaacagcTAATAACTCGTTTCAGAATCTTGTCTGTAACATACTTCATGGCGTTTCCCATAGGCTTTGCTGTCTAGTCCTTGTAGTTTGAGGTTTCTCTTgacctgcatttttctttttgattacagaatttataatttaataaatactagagtttatcaaaaaataatttgtctgTTGTTTGCGTCTGGAAAGAGGATGGAAACATTTTGACATTTGCGGCCAAAGGTCAGTAAACAGGTGGTGGTTTGAAATGGTTGTATTCAGCTTAGTCACCTActcaggaaagtttttttttcagagaatatTTAAACAGAATCTACAAGCAATTGCATGGAATAAGTATGTATGGAAATAAACCTAAAGCTCGTGAGACTTGAATTTCTTATATAACTGATAGTAGAGACCATACATATTAGATTTTCATTGCCAGTCTTCACTAGTGGTCTGATACTAATTAAGTGGTAGGCTTATTTGTAAACAGCATTAGTAGACACAAATTTACTTTACATAAAATGTAGAATTTGTGGTAAAATAGGAAGTCTTGGGTTAACTTGGTAATCCAgaatttgtttctgaaaaatgGTAATGTGAGTTTGTCTTAATATATTTAACTCAGAACAGTAGGATTGTGTTGAAGCATATacaagttatttttaatgtttttcaaatgtgAATTGAATGTTACCATAGCAAATAAAAACTGTCCTTACTCTGAAAGTATCTTTTATCTCTTGTTGTGATAGGTTAGAATTGGGAGTTAATTCTTTGACTTACATGCTTTCTAGAGCCTGTATTATAAGATGATCATAAAAGTCTGAGTTGTACATTTGTATTAAGTCTACTTTTAGAATATAGCTAGTTATGGAAAAGAAAGGTCAGCtacttttcagaagaaaatagaaatctgatctataatgcaaatgttagaAGATGCTTCATGAGTCCTTTTGACATCTTAGGAAGTTTTGATGtaaagttattaaattttattattaagtaaacaGTAGTACTTATTACTAGGTCAGAAATTCCAGGGCATACACATAATGGCCAATTTTGTAGAGTCAGTAGACTTTCCACATGATGACTATTGTTTGGGAGAGAATTTAAGATAGAAAACTAGGTTATTAAAATACCAAATAAGGCTCCAAATTTGTAGGAGGGTAAGGTGGgaagcttttttatttaaaagaagaaccataaaaaaataataaaagaagagcCATTcaccaattcttttttaaaattatttaatttattctttaatttttaagtcatctctatacccagtgtgaggcttgaactcacaaccccaatatcaagagtcacatgctccaccaactgatccagccaggtgccccctccccaaTTCTTTACCTCCTAGCTGCttagagcagaagaaaatgattGATCATACCTTTTTTTATCTTGTCCCTGACCTCTCTCCACTTTTGTCCTTTAGCGCAATTTTCATTAAGTTATCTTTGTAAATTATTTCCAGGTAAGACAGAACCAATACTATATCaaaaaaaataatccaggagTAGGTTTTGTGGAaaggtttttccttttaaaaaactggtCTTTGGTTGGGTTGTAGGGTAAGAACTAGTGTGGGAATTGATGACAACTTTTAAGCCATGTGTGGGATATTTTAGCTGAATATTTCAGATTACTTGATAATTACCTAAATATACTGGAAACCTGGTCAATAACTTCACCTAttcaaaaaaatgattaaaaacaaatcaaatactAGTGTAGCCTTCAAAGTAATTATGGTATTTAACTTCTGTAAATGTTAATCACTGGGGTTTTCCTTTGTAgtacatcatatttttaaaaactatttattaaatttacCTTTCCTGGCAATAGCCTCTTTATTTGCAGGTCCACCCCAAACTCTTCCTACTAGGTCTTTTTCAATCTGTAATGCCTCCTCGAAACAAAGCTCTTTGCCTGAAGAAACACACGTTTTCAAAGCTCTAATTACTTCCGGTGGCCCTCTGGTAAACTGTGTTAGCCATTCTCGTGCCTCCCTTAGACATTCAGTTTCGTCTGTAAACTGCAAGATCTCTTCAGCCATTCCTATGTCTAGAGCTTTTTTTGAATCCAATTTGAGAGCCCCGCTTAACACTTTGAGAGCCTGCCTACTGCCAATGATTTTACTTAGTCGGGTAGCACCGCCCCAGCTTGGTATTATACCCATGTCTTTGTGGACAAATCTGATCTCACTCTCTGCAGTCATTAAtctgcaaaagagaaaagaaaaaatgttaagtatatGTGCTTTAGTCATAAAGTACTATTCATTATCTCATCTGAAATCTCCATAGATCTTTATAGGTAGTAGGTATGTTATATTAAAAACTGCAAGTTCAAAGAATCTGGTTAAGTATAAAATTCAGTTTACTACACAGTCTTTAATAATTCCCTTTGAAAATGATGTCAGCATTTTAATTGTGCTACTTATACTTTGCTTTGggaaaataatttagtttttattttatgtttatttctaaaaCCCCAAAGTAGCTTTCTAAAGTGAGTGGTGGCCAAAGGAGAAAATCTGGACTAAGTGAATATCTGGGAGTAGGGAATGCTAGGGTcatactgtgaaaaaaaaaaaaatgcatagtaaAGTTAAGGTCAATAGTTGTCAGGAAAAAAACCTAGTTCTTAACCCAGCATCTATAGTCTTCAAGCAAATACCTACTAAGCACTACTAAGCACTACCTATGCCAGGTTGTCTAGGTGTGGGACTCCAGGAATGACCAAAATAAAACCGTGTGTTCAGTTCACATTCCTGATAGGAGAAAAGACACTGAACAATATAGGACCAGCAGTGATAAGTgctacagaaaaaataaaatggggcaaAGGACTACAGActgaggagatgggagttggCACTGTTAACTAAGGTTAACTAGTCCTCAGAACAAGGATATGAGGTATAGTAATATTCCCATTTACAAAGGAAAACTGAAGCCACAGAGACTAAATAAATAGACCACTCAAGGCCATTGCCACTATAGCAGAGCCAGAACTTAACACCCAGGAAGGTTAGCTTATTAGGTGTGCTCTTAACCTCACAGTACAGATAACAGCAAGACCAGGATGGAAACAGCATTGCCATCAAGAAAGCGGACAGTGGCAGCAGTTGTACTAAATGATGATTTCCTGTAGCAGGGATGCATTTTCCCCAAACAAGGTTTTTATTAATAGGGTGATTAAGAAGCAAAGTGGAACAAGAAAGGGAGTGTTAACACAAAGAAATCAGTGGACATAGTAAATGGCTTCATATTTGCCAGTTAAATATCCATGTACTATTAACAGAATGCACAAAGCTATCCTGTGTAGGAAATAAtgcctgtgttttattttgattgcACACTTCAACGAGCTTTCACTGTAATCTGGAACAAAGGTCatgtctgaattttaattttttaagaaaaattatagctGTCAAACTACTCACGATGCAAAAGATGGCCTTATATTAGTTCTGCTTTTCATAGTGTAAAATGCTCAGCTGCAGGTGTTTTGATTCTATCAGCACCAAGAACAAAAGACTCTTAGTCTTTGACTCTTTAATCAGGAAAAATATTCCAGTAAATTCTCACAAAAGCCTATTTATTAACTCACTGGGACAGAGAACTTTCTCTTCACAGCTGTGAATTCCTACAAGGGAAAATCTGCCTCAATTATGaacaattgctttttaaaaggcaaataactATGCAAATAGtagttttcaataaatttaagtagaaaggaagaaagacaaatctcTTATGAATTGAATCTAGCCCAAAACTGTGAGAGGAGTACTGCCTTGTTacaataaacagaagaaaaatgtcaaaaattaagaaagtggaatagaaattatagaaataatgaCTTAGTAGTCTTAGAAATAGGAATACTGTTAATACTGAACCCAGTTCTATAAAACTTTCACCACATAAACTGAGCGTGTCATGGTTCTAAATCACATCCTAGAATTGACACTGATATTGGCTCAGAAATATGCCTACAATACAGAAAAAGATTATGTCAGAAAAGACATTCACTTAGAATCAGCTGAACATATAAAAGTAGGTTAAAGCCCCAAATGAGGGGATAATGTAGATGAGTTTATGACAACAAAAGTTATTATCTATGTAAGCACACTTATATTTGGAATTCTCTGCTTATAAAGAAGATTCTGTTTCtataccatgtattttttttcttctgccataTTTTACAAGGTCAGGGATACTTTTTGAAATCATATTTTACAACTCTAACAAATCTTAAGATAATCTTTGTAAAAACTACCTGTTGTGATCAAACTCTGATATCCATGTTTTACATACCATGTCTAGGGTATGTTTATCTACTGACATATATTTAATGTACATTAGCAAATACTACcaaaaaatttattaatgatAACACATCAGTACACACACCCTAGGCATGATATGTCAAAAATGGATGTCAGAATTTGATCACAAcagatagtttgttttttttttaagattttatttatttattcgacagagatcacaagtaggcagagaagcaggcagagagagagaggaagaagcaggctccctgctgagcagagagcctgatgcagggctcaatcccagggtcctgggatcatgacctgagctgaaggcagagaggctttaacccactgagccacccagaggccctggTAGTTTAGTTTAGCAATGAGAGATCACAAAACTCTATTAATCTAAAAATTAGAgtttaaatataaagttttaaatgttgataACCATAATCTACAAAGAAAATGTCCAATatccaaaaatagaaacagctTCCTGATAGACCTTACAGAATTATACACTAATTACTTCTAGACTTTAGATGCAGTTATACCACCTGTAATAAAATTTACTGCAAGCAATAATCTATACGGAAAACTGGAAGACCTAAAACTTAAAATTCTGAAGATTTAACAGCAAACTcaatttataaaatgatattaaacTCCCTTATTTTgtcaagaaaaagaattacaagtATCTTCTGCTTATCACTGTAGTTATTATTGGCAATGTTTAAAATCTTTGACATCTTGGTAGAAAGGGGGTGAAGAAATTAATCAAATGTCGATATGCTCCTCATTACTGTGTGTATGCAACAGTAAACTACCGGTAATAAAAAGTATCACCTTCAACAGGTGTTGTAAAATCAGGGATGATACCTGAAAGTACTGTTAGGTGTGCTAGTACTTTCTAGTAAGTTAGCTATAAGTTGCAGGTCTTTGAACAAATGTATtacagaaaaactatttttaaagattttattagagcacgctcatgcaagcagggggagggccagagggagagactgagagagaatctcaagtggactccctgatgagcatggagcctgaggctggacttgatctcacaacctaggaatcatgatctgagctgaaaccaagagtcagacccttaactgactgagccacccagggcccccaagaaaaattttaaaacaattatcaagttttattaaaaaggaagtttttaaGTAATggttagaaaatgtttttttaaaatgtttatttttaagtaaaagtacTTTCAGTGAACCCTGTTATAAAGAACTGAGAAACAAACAATTATGTTGGATGACAGTAAGGCTTTGATGTGAAGTGCACAGACTTGAACCAGACCACCTGGCTCTGCCGCTAGACTGACTGCATACTACACCTTGTGGAATACAGCAAAGAAAGACACATGGCATAAAGAGGGTGAGGAAGATTAAACCACTCAACATCCCTGGGCTTCAGTATGCTTGcttataaaatagatattataaCACTTGTGCCATAGaattatgaatattaaatgagttaatattaaAAGTGCTTAGAATATATTTGCAACAATTTATTGAATAGAATAAATCTTAAAGGGATTGCATTtgtgtatgttaaaaaaaaaaaaggctctgaaTCTGCCCCAGCCACATCCATAGTAGAGCACAGTATTATACttttatttggaatataaaagttatatatattttgtagcCTCACAGTGCCTGACACCTCTTAAGCTATGTGTACTCGCTTGTATGAAGTTGATTGCATTAATGGGTCGGTCACTACAATAACCGTTGTGTTTCTGCTAGAAAAGTAGTATGAAGTTGTTTCCTGGACTAAAAAGACTTGAACCCtaaagtactgaaaggaaaagaactaTCTGTACTTACACTGGGAAGCCCAACAAATGATGGTATACTATCCTTCTTCAGTATCTGTTAACAGAGACtacaaaatatatacaacttttatCTACAGGTGAAGGTAGAAATCTATAGAAATCTATAGATAAGGCTGAAACAAAAGAGTccaagttgatttaaaaaatagacatatagctAAGATTAACTTAAGGAATACTGTGTAATATAAgtaaaagcataaatatttttacattttaaagaattcgTGTTACAAATTAATAACAATGTCATAAATCTAAAGTTTGGAATCACTGATTAAAATAAGCTTTAGGACCCAAAACTGGTAGTCCTTTTAcagtacctttttttaaaagattttatttatttgatacacaatgagagagtgaacacaagcagggggagtgggagagagagaagcaggctccccagtaagGAGGGAGCCCCTAgggcttatgacctgagctgagggcagatgcttaatgactgagtcacccagacgcccctacagTGCATGTTAAGAGCCAAAGGCAACAAAACAAGTTGTGGTGACACGAGgaaatatgttatataaaaggTATATAAGTAGCAAGAGCATCTCTGGTCACAAACAATACTTTAACTCATGCTTAAACGTTAGCACTGATTTGTTTGCACATGTACTTCCCTGGcgccttctccctcctgctttctACCTAACATCATACCCCACAACAAATTATGAAAACGAGAAGGCAAGAACCCACAGATGCTCTCCATAATTTCCCCATAATTTCCTACTCTTAAGTGATTGACTTCATGAGGCTCCATTTATTCTATCCAGAGACTGCCTGAGTAAGGACGTATATGGTTGAATGAGTGAACTTTTGTATTCGTGTATGGAAGGGGTGATAGTAGAGTGAGAGATGAGCAGACAGGAAAATGTTTTGGGATATCAACTCTGATTTTAATATTCAGTAAGTAAGCCTGCTCAGAGGTGAATTTTCTTAATATTACAGGATCTAAAGTAAGAATTTCCACATAATGTGGTAACTGCAAAACAAGCCAACACAGGCAATGTGATTGCTTCCTACGGTGGACATCTCATATTCAAAGAACAGGCACTGCCACATCagaaatgaaatttgatttttaattactctgagatatgtgtgtgcacacggtGTGCACATCTGTCTCTGTGCAAGTGTATGTTAtagatattttgatttttacttataaataaagTTCATATGTAAAGGAAAGGGCTACCTGCAGTAGCTCCCTTGGGATAAGCATGCTTATAGCTCCCTTTCTTTGTAATATGCCTTGATCCTATGGGTAGCAGCTGGAAATGCGAATACCTGGAGCTAATCTATTATTTAGATTAGTGACACAGTGTTAGAGAATGGACACAAATTAGGCAAACTCTAAACTGCATAGCTGAGAATTTTATTTCACTAGGGTGATGGaggaataaaaatgtgtttttcatccTGTATATAAACAGCTAAATCTTCCAAGAGATTTCAAAGAGATCTtccaaagagaaacaggaaaagacaaTGTAgacaattcacacacacacacacacacaccaacgaacatgaaaatttatgttaccaaagacctttaaaaatgcaaattaaaatttaatttctggttattaaaattagaaagcaattttaaaaaattatactcagTAAAAGACAGGATGCTCTCAGATACTCATCTATTGCTGGTATTAGTATAAAGTGGCAGAGTCCTTCCTGAAGAATAACTTGGCACTATGTATGAAAGACATTTTCATATCCTTTGATTAAGTACTTGAACTACTAACAggatttattctaaggaaataatctgaAATGTGGTAAAGCCTTATATAAGATAGTTATCACAGCATTaatcataataaagaaaaactcgAAACAACCAAAGGAGGATATTTAGTACATCCATACTGATggaatattttatacttattaaattcatgttttcaagTATATTTAAATACACTGCGagactgttttcctttctgggaTCTCTAGGGCTCAATCATCTTCCAGACTTTTTCAGAGTGTTGGCAAAAATCAAGTTCcatgaaattttagaactgaggTCCCTGTTTCTATGCTGGCTTTCAACTGGGGAGTTGTTATCTtcgtcttattttttttaaagattttatttatttatttgatagacagagatcacaagtaggcagaaaggtggTGGGGTgaagcagactcactgccaagcagagagcccgatgcagggctctgcggggctcgatcccaggactctgggatcatgacccaagcagaaggcagaggctttaacccactgagccacccaggcactcctaggttgttttcttctaaaggccacctgcattccttggttTAAGGTCTCTTTCTCCATCTTAGATGCCTTCTCATGCCTCTAATCTCTCTTGCTTCCCATTCTGCctcatatctttctttctttctttctttcttttaagattttatttatttgtcagagatagagggagagagagcgagtgagcacaggcagacagagaggc
The sequence above is drawn from the Mustela nigripes isolate SB6536 chromosome 5, MUSNIG.SB6536, whole genome shotgun sequence genome and encodes:
- the RNF146 gene encoding E3 ubiquitin-protein ligase RNF146; its protein translation is MMAGCGEIDHSINMLPTNRKANESCANTAPSLTVPECAICLQTCVHPVSLPCKHVFCYLCVKGASWLGKRCALCRQEIPEDFLDKPTLLSPEELKAASRGNGEYAWYYEGRNGWWQYDERTSRELEDAFSKGKKSTEMLIAGFLYVADLENMVQYRRNEHGRRRKIKRDIIDIPKKGVAGLRLDCDANTVNLARESSADGADSVSAQSGASSIQPLVSSVRPLTSVDGQLTSPATPSPDASTSLEDSFAHLQLSGDSIAERSHRGEGEEERESPSSGRVPAPDTSIEETESDASSDSEDVSALVPQHSLTQQRLLVPNANQTVSDRSDRSGTDLSAGGGTVNAGVRSRRPDGQCTVTEV